A stretch of Leucobacter aridicollis DNA encodes these proteins:
- a CDS encoding tRNA (adenine-N1)-methyltransferase, translating to MATPALRGPFQLGDRVQLTGPKGRMNTITLEAGGEFHSHKGMIRHDDIVGVPDASVIANSNGEEYLALRPLLSDFVMSMPRGAAIVYPKDAAQIISLADIFPGARVVEAGVGSGALSLHLLRAVGPEGEVHSFERREEFADIARANARAYAGEDPANWTVRVGDLQEALPSALESGSVDRVVLDMLAPWECVGVTAEALAPGGVVICYVATVTQLSRTVEEFRRSGLFTHPQASETMVRGWHVEGLAVRPDHRMVGHTGFLVTARKLAPGTNLPSLKRRASKSDFTDADMASWLPDMGADGDPGAWSEENVGQLVKSDKILRKKAREAKRIADHRVGTSEGVTDTADAAEAAETAPDERSQ from the coding sequence GTGGCAACCCCCGCACTTCGCGGGCCATTCCAGCTCGGCGACCGCGTGCAGCTCACGGGCCCGAAGGGGCGGATGAACACGATCACGCTCGAGGCCGGCGGAGAGTTCCACAGCCACAAGGGCATGATCCGGCACGACGACATCGTCGGCGTCCCCGACGCGTCGGTCATCGCGAACAGCAACGGCGAGGAGTACCTCGCCCTGCGACCGCTGCTCTCCGACTTCGTGATGTCGATGCCGCGCGGCGCGGCGATCGTCTACCCGAAGGACGCGGCGCAGATCATCTCGCTCGCCGACATCTTCCCTGGCGCGCGGGTCGTTGAGGCAGGCGTCGGCTCCGGCGCGCTCTCGCTCCACCTGCTGCGCGCGGTCGGGCCCGAGGGTGAGGTGCACTCGTTCGAGCGGCGCGAAGAGTTCGCCGACATCGCGCGCGCGAACGCCCGCGCCTACGCCGGTGAGGATCCCGCGAACTGGACGGTGCGCGTCGGCGACCTCCAGGAGGCCCTGCCGAGCGCGCTCGAGTCGGGTTCCGTCGACCGCGTGGTGCTCGACATGCTCGCGCCGTGGGAGTGCGTCGGCGTGACCGCCGAGGCGCTCGCGCCCGGCGGCGTCGTGATCTGCTACGTCGCGACCGTCACGCAGCTCTCGCGCACCGTCGAGGAGTTCCGGCGCTCGGGGCTGTTCACGCACCCGCAGGCGTCGGAGACGATGGTCCGCGGTTGGCACGTCGAGGGCCTCGCGGTGCGTCCCGATCACCGGATGGTCGGACACACCGGCTTCCTCGTCACCGCGCGCAAGCTCGCTCCCGGGACGAACCTGCCGAGCCTGAAGCGCCGCGCGTCGAAGAGTGACTTCACCGACGCCGACATGGCGAGCTGGCTGCCCGACATGGGCGCCGACGGCGACCCCGGCGCGTGGAGCGAGGAGAACGTCGGCCAGCTCGTGAAGAGCGACAAGATCCTCCGCAAGAAGGCGCGCGAGGCCAAGCGGATCGCGGATCACCGCGTCGGCACCAGCGAGGGCGTGACGGACACGGCGGACGCGGCGGAAGCCGCCGAGACCGCGCCCGACGAGCGCAGCCAGTAA
- a CDS encoding peptidylprolyl isomerase gives MLRRIAPAVLTVAVSAAVLTGCSSADTVVVDRADCTPTLGAGALSDSVVVLGGFGTVPEVSIPADTDASVSQRSIVDSAAVKAGAQPAGNNTIASVNFAFYDQGTGEKLFESAGFGGQNSTNEFFMVSDESMNPLTAAVECAVPGERVVLALSPEDALPLRQQIGGTPEAALIAVMDVEGVSDLQASGRSKGLPNGFPAVVTDENGVPGVVLPPRDAPVGIESGVRIAGKGETVPAEGRLLVQMLAVSWDGSVLSNTWTAGGPQLLPGETESEAQGLAFREELTGKKVGSQVVVTEGGDNARVMVLDILAVG, from the coding sequence ATGCTTCGTCGCATTGCCCCAGCGGTCCTCACCGTTGCTGTTTCCGCTGCAGTCCTCACCGGCTGCAGCTCGGCTGACACAGTCGTTGTCGATCGCGCCGACTGCACCCCGACGCTTGGCGCTGGCGCGCTGAGCGACAGCGTCGTCGTGCTCGGCGGGTTTGGCACCGTGCCTGAGGTCTCGATCCCCGCAGATACCGACGCGTCGGTGTCGCAGCGGTCGATCGTCGACAGCGCCGCCGTGAAGGCTGGCGCACAGCCGGCAGGCAACAACACGATCGCCTCGGTGAACTTCGCGTTCTACGATCAGGGCACCGGCGAGAAGCTGTTCGAAAGCGCCGGGTTCGGCGGGCAGAACTCGACGAACGAGTTCTTCATGGTTTCGGACGAGTCGATGAACCCGCTCACCGCGGCCGTCGAGTGCGCGGTCCCCGGTGAGCGCGTCGTGCTCGCGCTGAGCCCGGAGGATGCGCTGCCGCTGCGTCAGCAGATCGGTGGCACCCCGGAGGCGGCGCTCATCGCCGTGATGGATGTCGAGGGTGTGTCCGACCTCCAGGCTTCGGGCCGCTCGAAGGGGCTGCCGAACGGCTTCCCCGCGGTCGTCACCGACGAGAACGGTGTGCCCGGCGTCGTGCTTCCCCCGCGGGATGCGCCTGTCGGGATCGAGTCCGGCGTGCGCATCGCAGGCAAGGGTGAAACTGTTCCGGCGGAGGGGCGGCTGCTCGTGCAGATGCTCGCCGTGAGCTGGGACGGCTCGGTGCTCTCGAACACCTGGACCGCCGGCGGGCCGCAGCTGCTCCCAGGCGAGACCGAATCCGAGGCGCAGGGTCTCGCCTTCCGCGAGGAGCTCACGGGTAAGAAGGTCGGCTCGCAGGTCGTCGTCACCGAGGGCGGGGACAACGCCCGCGTGATGGTGCTCGACATTCTCGCGGTGGGATAA
- a CDS encoding proteasome assembly chaperone family protein, whose translation MNDSTAPDLAPRVLIAAFQGWSDAGDATSEAVQHLIKLQKAELLHVIGGESFVDLQLQRPRMYRDESGRRTIDWPDTRLYGTVHRPGQEGAAAPAADADAITRIDGSPVLDLFFLPGYEPGRDWENFADEVVELAEVWGVDLVVLLGSMYSDAPHSRPIITSVTAEDPEVRERYGAERSDYEGPVGIVTAIEMALEAATIGSLALWVQVPHYVHSAPSPKATLAILDKLEELLDIVIPRGELFAQATDWESNINRIAENDDDMTRYIRSLEEARDDALAAETTGDALAAEFEKFLEQDARGEASAPGESAVQDQALGQDQGQDQGQDPDPDQQQGQDPEAPQR comes from the coding sequence GTGAATGATTCGACAGCCCCAGACCTCGCACCGCGCGTGCTCATCGCTGCGTTCCAGGGATGGAGCGACGCGGGCGACGCGACGTCTGAGGCGGTGCAGCACCTCATCAAGCTGCAGAAGGCCGAGCTGCTGCACGTCATCGGGGGCGAGAGCTTCGTCGATCTGCAGCTCCAGCGTCCGCGCATGTACCGCGACGAGAGCGGTCGACGCACGATCGACTGGCCGGACACGCGGCTGTACGGGACGGTGCACCGGCCGGGTCAGGAGGGTGCGGCCGCGCCAGCGGCCGACGCCGACGCGATCACTCGGATCGACGGCTCCCCCGTACTCGACCTGTTCTTCCTGCCGGGGTACGAGCCCGGCCGTGACTGGGAGAACTTCGCCGACGAGGTGGTCGAGCTCGCCGAGGTGTGGGGCGTCGACCTCGTCGTACTACTCGGATCCATGTACTCGGACGCGCCGCACTCACGCCCGATCATCACCAGCGTGACGGCCGAGGACCCGGAGGTGCGCGAGCGCTACGGCGCAGAGCGGAGCGACTACGAGGGCCCGGTCGGCATCGTGACGGCGATCGAGATGGCGCTCGAGGCCGCGACGATTGGGAGCCTCGCCCTCTGGGTGCAGGTGCCCCACTACGTGCATTCGGCGCCGTCGCCCAAGGCAACGCTCGCGATCCTCGACAAGCTCGAGGAACTGCTCGACATCGTGATCCCGCGCGGCGAACTGTTCGCGCAGGCGACCGACTGGGAGTCGAACATCAATCGGATCGCGGAAAACGACGACGACATGACGCGCTACATTCGCAGCCTCGAGGAGGCCCGGGACGACGCGCTCGCGGCAGAGACGACGGGCGACGCGCTCGCCGCCGAGTTCGAGAAGTTCCTCGAACAGGATGCGCGCGGCGAGGCCAGCGCGCCGGGCGAATCGGCAGTTCAGGATCAGGCCCTCGGCCAGGATCAGGGCCAGGATCAGGGCCAGGATCCCGATCCTGATCAGCAGCAGGGCCAGGATCCCGAGGCGCCCCAGCGCTAA
- a CDS encoding helix-turn-helix transcriptional regulator, which produces MARPLLASDKVLLLLSLVPYLREHGPTPIPELARTFEVEPRMLRSLIGFLGTAGIPGETLSYQHNDLFDIDWDEFEERDTVSLTQTVAIDDTPRFTGVETAALLAGLAALKPLLAPADAQVAADLGARLGAAMGSTPVPSVAVSQGDADSNLSLIVGAIERGDRLRFSYRDAAGAESARTVDPASLTDREGTWYLHGYNVERDADRTFSVAQISDLSVAQISDLSVAGGEAASPAPSGALAERSGTEILAVVPTRLLGAIRGFAPEVVAKHERALPEGTCLVRVDAWHPGAAVRLAQHGPGEIEIVAPLAARAAVSEWAESALRAYGE; this is translated from the coding sequence ATGGCGAGACCACTGCTCGCAAGCGACAAGGTGCTGCTGCTGCTGTCGCTTGTGCCCTACCTCCGGGAGCACGGCCCGACGCCCATTCCCGAGCTTGCGCGCACCTTCGAGGTCGAACCGCGGATGCTTCGGAGCCTCATCGGGTTCCTCGGCACCGCTGGCATTCCCGGAGAGACGCTGTCCTACCAGCACAACGACCTATTCGACATTGATTGGGACGAGTTCGAGGAGCGCGACACCGTCTCGCTCACGCAGACCGTCGCGATCGACGACACACCCCGATTTACGGGCGTCGAGACCGCAGCGCTGCTCGCCGGGCTCGCCGCCCTCAAGCCGCTCCTTGCCCCGGCTGATGCCCAGGTGGCGGCGGACCTCGGTGCGCGCCTCGGCGCCGCCATGGGGTCGACCCCGGTGCCCTCGGTCGCGGTGTCTCAGGGCGACGCCGACAGCAACCTTTCGCTCATCGTCGGTGCCATCGAGCGCGGCGACCGCCTGCGGTTCTCCTACCGCGACGCCGCCGGCGCCGAGAGCGCGCGAACGGTCGATCCCGCGTCGCTCACCGACCGCGAGGGCACCTGGTACCTGCACGGCTACAACGTCGAACGCGACGCCGACCGCACGTTCAGCGTCGCCCAGATCAGCGACCTGAGCGTCGCCCAGATCAGCGACCTGAGCGTCGCCGGTGGCGAGGCCGCGTCCCCGGCTCCCTCCGGCGCACTCGCCGAGCGCTCGGGAACCGAGATCCTCGCCGTCGTTCCGACGCGTCTGCTTGGCGCGATCCGCGGCTTCGCCCCCGAGGTCGTCGCGAAGCACGAGCGTGCGCTGCCCGAGGGGACCTGCCTGGTGCGCGTCGACGCCTGGCATCCCGGCGCAGCGGTCCGGCTCGCGCAGCACGGGCCTGGGGAGATCGAGATTGTCGCCCCGCTCGCGGCCCGCGCCGCCGTGAGCGAGTGGGCCGAGTCCGCCCTCCGCGCGTACGGCGAGTAG
- a CDS encoding helix-turn-helix transcriptional regulator, translating into MARSKVPSEERVFSLVLALVASTSGLTKHELLSSVYGYSDRYREDAQRASLERQFERDKEQLRELGIPVEAVDSPGEPGNNQHTRYRISKAALQVPAGLTFTDRELMMLRMAVLAWREGSLTDDARRAAMKLESLGGGRDALSIGVNAGFGTAEPSAPALLAAVEAGQLVEFDYQLPDRDTPLTRRVYPLQLHRFEGRWHLIAFDAHRAATRVFLLARISGPVSVCLPADDDPDRPSAPAALIERAVSDMHELQLATRVTVRVRTHSRADARLARGAQVRSEDAGSRVLEFGTVDLHELAAIIASYGSDAVALEPPELRARAIDLLRAVDATHGGGASSPVTEPDGGSR; encoded by the coding sequence GTGGCCCGGTCGAAGGTTCCGAGCGAAGAACGCGTCTTCAGTCTCGTGCTCGCACTCGTTGCGAGCACGAGCGGTCTGACGAAGCACGAGCTGCTCTCGTCGGTGTACGGCTACTCCGACAGGTATCGCGAGGACGCGCAGCGGGCATCGCTCGAGCGCCAGTTCGAGCGCGACAAGGAGCAGCTGCGCGAGCTCGGCATCCCCGTCGAGGCTGTCGACTCCCCGGGTGAGCCGGGCAACAACCAGCACACGCGCTACCGGATCTCGAAGGCGGCGCTCCAGGTCCCCGCGGGTCTGACATTCACCGACAGGGAGCTCATGATGCTCCGCATGGCGGTGCTCGCCTGGCGCGAGGGGAGCCTCACGGACGACGCCAGACGCGCCGCGATGAAGCTCGAGTCGCTTGGCGGCGGCCGCGACGCGCTGAGCATCGGCGTGAACGCGGGCTTCGGCACGGCTGAGCCCTCGGCGCCCGCGCTGCTCGCCGCCGTGGAGGCGGGGCAGCTCGTCGAGTTCGACTATCAGCTTCCAGACCGCGACACGCCCCTCACGCGGCGCGTCTACCCGCTGCAGCTCCACCGGTTCGAGGGGCGGTGGCACCTCATCGCGTTCGACGCGCACCGGGCCGCGACGCGCGTCTTCTTGCTTGCCCGGATCTCGGGGCCCGTCAGTGTGTGCCTGCCCGCGGACGACGACCCCGATCGGCCGAGCGCGCCCGCGGCGCTCATCGAGCGCGCGGTGAGCGACATGCACGAGCTCCAGCTCGCCACCCGCGTGACGGTCCGCGTGCGGACGCACTCGCGCGCAGACGCTCGCTTGGCACGCGGCGCTCAGGTGCGCTCGGAGGACGCCGGATCGCGCGTGCTCGAGTTCGGCACGGTCGACCTGCACGAGCTCGCCGCGATCATCGCGAGCTACGGCTCGGACGCCGTCGCCCTCGAACCGCCGGAGCTGCGCGCCCGCGCGATCGACCTGCTGCGCGCGGTCGACGCGACGCACGGCGGGGGAGCGAGCTCGCCCGTCACCGAGCCTGACGGGGGGAGCCGCTGA
- a CDS encoding DEAD/DEAH box helicase, producing MNDTPAQPVAPVDPAAHAPTDSALAHFESRLEYPLDPFQRNACERLEAGRSVLVAAPTGSGKTTVAEFAVYLARRERDAKIFYTAPIKALSNQKFHELCEEYGEDEVGLLTGDVNIRGDAPIVVMTTEVLRNMIYADSDTLADLAFVVLDEVHYLGDRFRGAVWEEIILHLPKRVRLVSLSATVSNAEEFGDWMHAVRGETDVVLSEVRPVPLYQHVLTSKELLPLFVDKQGELARGGKVNPELRMLGNRGRGGRGGDRRRSRGGPPQRRTRRISRADIARALDETKLLPAIVFIFSRNGCDQAVRQCLYDGIALTNREERAEIRRVAQQLIDTLSDEDRRVLETREWLAGLERGVAAHHAGLLPAFKAVVEQLFQRRLVKLVFATETLALGINMPARAVVIERLDKFNGEQRVPLTSGEFTQLTGRAGRRGIDVEGHSVVVWSDAVDVEELSQLAGTRSFPVKSTFRPTANMAVNLLQRLSYVQARDTLELSFAQFQADRAVVDQARELQAAQSSLKGYEAAAARAHGSDKKRWEDRARKLRRQLERGRRQVANRTGTIARTFERVVEELLELGYLDGETRTGELTVAPYGELLRRIYGDRDLLVAECIRDDLWRGLDASGLAAMCCALSYEPRRDDEGGERGPGGKFAQAFDRVINRWVELDDLADRYRLPRADMPHAGLAAAMYDWSKGATLERVLESSGVGAGDFVRWTKQTIDMLDQVAQACEVALSLDALEHESTRFGLLAALARDAKRSIRRGIVETSSSS from the coding sequence GTGAATGACACGCCAGCTCAGCCAGTAGCGCCGGTTGACCCGGCCGCGCACGCCCCAACTGACTCCGCGCTCGCGCACTTCGAGTCGCGCCTTGAGTACCCGCTCGACCCGTTCCAGCGCAACGCCTGCGAGCGGCTCGAGGCCGGGCGCAGCGTGCTCGTGGCGGCCCCGACCGGCTCGGGCAAGACCACCGTCGCCGAGTTCGCCGTCTACCTCGCCCGGCGCGAACGCGACGCCAAGATCTTCTACACGGCGCCGATCAAGGCGCTGTCGAACCAGAAGTTCCACGAGCTGTGCGAGGAGTACGGCGAGGACGAGGTCGGGCTCCTCACCGGCGACGTGAACATCCGCGGCGATGCGCCGATCGTGGTGATGACGACCGAGGTGCTCCGCAACATGATCTACGCGGACTCAGACACGCTCGCCGACCTCGCCTTCGTCGTGCTCGACGAGGTGCACTACCTCGGCGACCGCTTCCGCGGGGCGGTGTGGGAGGAGATCATCCTGCACCTGCCCAAGCGCGTTCGGCTCGTGTCGCTGTCGGCGACGGTCTCGAACGCCGAGGAATTCGGTGACTGGATGCACGCGGTGCGCGGCGAGACCGACGTGGTGCTCTCCGAGGTGCGCCCGGTGCCGCTCTATCAGCACGTGCTCACGAGCAAGGAGCTCCTGCCGCTGTTTGTCGACAAGCAGGGCGAGCTCGCGCGTGGTGGGAAAGTCAACCCCGAACTGCGGATGCTCGGCAATCGCGGCCGGGGTGGCCGCGGCGGCGACAGGCGCCGGTCGCGGGGCGGCCCGCCGCAGCGCCGAACCCGTCGCATCTCGCGCGCCGACATCGCCCGCGCGCTGGACGAGACGAAGCTCCTTCCTGCGATCGTCTTCATCTTCAGCCGCAACGGTTGCGACCAGGCCGTGCGGCAGTGCCTGTACGACGGCATCGCCCTCACGAACCGCGAGGAGCGCGCCGAGATTCGGCGGGTCGCCCAGCAGCTCATCGACACGCTCAGCGATGAGGATCGCCGCGTGCTGGAGACGCGCGAGTGGCTTGCCGGGCTCGAACGTGGCGTCGCCGCGCACCACGCCGGGCTGCTGCCAGCCTTCAAGGCCGTCGTCGAGCAGCTCTTTCAGCGTCGCCTCGTGAAGCTGGTGTTCGCGACCGAGACGCTCGCGCTCGGCATCAACATGCCGGCCCGGGCCGTCGTGATCGAGCGGCTCGACAAGTTCAACGGTGAGCAGCGCGTGCCGCTCACCTCGGGGGAGTTCACGCAGCTGACCGGACGCGCCGGCAGGCGCGGCATCGACGTCGAGGGGCACTCGGTGGTCGTCTGGAGCGACGCGGTCGACGTCGAGGAGCTGAGCCAGCTCGCGGGAACGCGCTCGTTCCCCGTGAAGTCGACGTTCCGCCCGACCGCCAACATGGCCGTGAATCTGCTGCAGCGCCTGAGCTACGTTCAGGCCCGAGACACGCTCGAACTGTCGTTTGCGCAGTTCCAGGCAGACCGAGCGGTCGTCGACCAGGCGCGGGAGCTCCAGGCCGCCCAGTCCTCGCTCAAGGGCTATGAGGCGGCCGCAGCGCGCGCCCACGGGTCCGACAAGAAGCGCTGGGAGGATCGCGCCCGCAAGCTCCGCAGGCAGCTCGAGCGCGGCAGGCGCCAGGTCGCGAACCGCACTGGCACGATTGCCCGAACATTTGAGCGCGTCGTCGAGGAGCTGCTCGAACTCGGCTATCTCGATGGCGAGACGCGGACGGGTGAGCTCACCGTCGCCCCGTACGGCGAACTGCTTCGGCGGATCTACGGCGACCGCGACCTGCTCGTCGCCGAGTGCATCCGCGACGATCTCTGGCGTGGGCTCGACGCGAGCGGACTCGCCGCGATGTGCTGTGCGCTGAGTTACGAGCCGCGACGCGACGACGAGGGCGGCGAACGCGGCCCCGGCGGCAAGTTCGCGCAGGCGTTCGACAGGGTGATCAACCGCTGGGTCGAGCTCGACGACCTCGCCGACCGCTACCGGTTGCCGCGGGCGGACATGCCCCATGCAGGTCTCGCCGCCGCCATGTACGACTGGTCGAAGGGCGCGACGCTCGAGCGGGTGCTTGAGTCCAGTGGCGTGGGGGCTGGCGACTTCGTGCGCTGGACCAAGCAGACCATCGACATGCTCGATCAGGTCGCCCAGGCGTGCGAGGTCGCGTTGTCGCTCGATGCGCTCGAGCACGAGTCGACCCGGTTTGGGCTGCTCGCGGCGCTCGCCCGCGACGCCAAGCGTTCGATCCGGCGCGGGATCGTGGAGACCTCGAGCTCGTCATGA
- the tatC gene encoding twin-arginine translocase subunit TatC: MAKEGREPRNREGRMSLGEHLVELRKRLIYVAIGLAIGLVGGFLAVDWVWDMLREPINALQLQGRNATLTYGAITEAFDLRIQIALFIAVVISAPIWLYQVWAFLAPGLNRKEKLYGVGFLAAAVPLFLAGVYAAWSVLPNIVRLMSTFQPSEDAFFLSARLYIDFSVKLMLAVGVGFVMPVVLVMLNFVGIIRGKTILKGWRVAILIIVLFAALTTPAADLWSMFLLAVPMVLLYFIAVGIAMLHDRRVDKRRAAEFAEYGVDLSAPDLRELDDDDTPTARPTQPREANTDT; this comes from the coding sequence ATGGCGAAAGAGGGACGCGAGCCGCGCAACCGGGAAGGGCGAATGAGCCTTGGCGAGCACCTCGTCGAACTCCGAAAGCGCCTGATCTACGTCGCGATTGGGCTCGCTATCGGCCTCGTCGGCGGCTTCCTCGCCGTCGACTGGGTGTGGGACATGCTGCGGGAGCCGATCAACGCGCTCCAACTGCAGGGGCGCAACGCGACCCTCACGTACGGTGCGATCACCGAGGCGTTCGACCTGCGGATCCAGATCGCGCTGTTTATCGCGGTCGTGATCTCCGCTCCGATCTGGCTGTACCAGGTGTGGGCGTTCCTCGCGCCAGGACTCAACCGCAAGGAAAAGCTGTACGGCGTCGGGTTCCTCGCGGCCGCCGTTCCGCTGTTCCTCGCCGGGGTCTACGCGGCCTGGTCGGTGCTGCCGAACATCGTCCGGCTGATGTCGACGTTCCAGCCGTCAGAGGACGCGTTCTTCTTGAGCGCCAGGCTCTACATCGACTTCTCGGTGAAACTCATGCTGGCAGTCGGTGTCGGCTTCGTGATGCCCGTCGTCCTCGTGATGCTGAACTTCGTCGGGATCATTCGCGGCAAGACGATTCTCAAGGGCTGGCGCGTCGCGATCCTCATCATCGTGCTCTTCGCCGCCCTCACCACGCCGGCGGCAGACCTCTGGAGCATGTTCCTCCTCGCCGTGCCCATGGTGCTGCTCTACTTCATCGCGGTCGGCATCGCGATGCTGCACGACCGCCGCGTCGACAAGCGGCGCGCTGCGGAGTTCGCCGAGTACGGCGTCGACCTCAGCGCCCCCGATCTCAGGGAACTCGATGACGACGACACCCCGACTGCCCGGCCCACTCAGCCCCGAGAGGCAAACACAGACACGTGA
- the mshC gene encoding cysteine--1-D-myo-inosityl 2-amino-2-deoxy-alpha-D-glucopyranoside ligase: protein MRTWTPPVIPELPGAGEAPKLFNTAKGRLEHPAIQDDRATLYVCGLTPYDATHIGHAFTYLTFDIMQRAWRDAGIETVYAQNITDIDDPLLERANATNVDWRALADEQIGLYRSDMHRIGMIPPTHFVAVTEAIDEIADGVDRLMELGYAYRVPTPESEAGDDIYFDVRGAQQQSQWRLGDVAPYERALLETLSAERGGDPEREGKRDVLDPLLWRAAREGEPSWGSVVGEGRPGWHIECTIIAQRALGDLFTVQGGGHDLVFPHHEFTAAHATALSGKPLAHAYCHAALVSYDGHKMSKSRGNLVFVSKLLDGTHAGHAVDPSAIRLALLANHYRTEWEWFDSDLERAERRLTAWREGLERVSAEPASSAAVLQQLRAALANDLDTPVMLATLDAALGAGVDDPCLVANAVQALLGVRLQPEE from the coding sequence GTGAGAACATGGACCCCTCCGGTGATCCCGGAGCTTCCCGGTGCCGGCGAAGCGCCCAAGCTGTTTAATACGGCGAAGGGCAGGCTCGAGCACCCCGCGATCCAGGACGATCGCGCCACACTCTACGTCTGTGGGCTCACCCCGTACGACGCGACGCACATCGGGCACGCCTTCACCTACCTGACGTTTGACATCATGCAGCGTGCTTGGCGCGACGCCGGCATCGAGACCGTCTACGCCCAGAACATCACCGACATCGACGACCCGCTCCTCGAACGCGCGAACGCGACGAACGTCGACTGGCGGGCCCTCGCCGACGAGCAGATCGGGCTCTACCGCTCGGATATGCACCGGATCGGGATGATCCCGCCGACGCACTTCGTCGCCGTGACCGAGGCGATCGATGAGATCGCGGACGGTGTCGACAGGCTCATGGAACTCGGTTACGCCTACCGCGTGCCGACCCCGGAGTCCGAGGCCGGCGACGACATCTACTTTGACGTCCGCGGCGCCCAGCAGCAGTCGCAGTGGCGGCTCGGCGACGTCGCACCCTACGAGCGCGCGCTGCTCGAGACGCTGAGCGCCGAGCGCGGGGGCGATCCGGAGCGCGAGGGCAAGCGAGACGTCCTCGATCCGCTGCTGTGGCGCGCGGCGCGCGAGGGGGAGCCGAGCTGGGGTTCCGTCGTCGGCGAGGGCAGGCCCGGCTGGCACATCGAATGCACGATCATTGCCCAGCGCGCGCTCGGTGACCTGTTTACCGTGCAGGGCGGCGGCCACGACCTCGTCTTCCCGCACCACGAGTTCACTGCGGCGCACGCGACGGCGCTCTCGGGCAAGCCGCTCGCGCACGCCTACTGTCACGCGGCGCTCGTGTCGTACGACGGGCACAAGATGTCGAAGTCGCGCGGCAACCTCGTTTTCGTGTCGAAGCTGCTCGACGGCACGCACGCCGGCCACGCTGTCGACCCGTCGGCGATCAGGCTCGCGCTGCTCGCGAATCACTACCGCACCGAGTGGGAGTGGTTCGACAGCGACCTCGAGCGCGCCGAGCGCAGGCTCACCGCCTGGCGTGAAGGGCTCGAGCGCGTGAGCGCGGAACCGGCGTCGTCGGCCGCCGTGCTGCAGCAGCTGCGCGCAGCCCTCGCCAACGACCTCGACACCCCGGTCATGCTCGCCACCCTCGACGCGGCGCTCGGCGCCGGAGTTGACGACCCGTGCCTGGTCGCGAACGCCGTTCAGGCGCTGCTCGGCGTCAGGTTGCAGCCAGAGGAGTAG